GTAGAAGGGGAAAGTGGAGCTCTGTGCTCTGTAACCGATCAGGGAAAATGCTGAGGGTATTTGAAGGGAAGACTCACCCATCTAACTTTTCATTAGGTAACATTATACATAGTGTTAAGATGTACCAGTTGAGCAGCTGAACCTGTCTGAAACTACTTATGTTTCTGATTGATCTATCACAGAGTTCAACTGGTCTTCTATTATTTTCCGACTCTGACATGTTAGTATGGGTGACAATATGAGGTCGTTGACACAAGACTTATGTCCAAGTGTTTTTTATGTGATTGCCGACTGTGTTCTCTTTCCAGGAATTTGGTCTTAGAAGGTTCAAGAACAGTGTAACAAAGACCATGAAGGGCTTTGAATACGTGTTGGCCAAAATGCAAGGTAAGTTGTCAATTATAATACAATGCATTACCTGCGTGAATAAAGGCATCGCTAGTTATTCTGTCAAGTGTTGTTTTCCTGCAACGACAAGTCAAGACTTCtctaataaaaaatgaataattaagaAGCACAAGGCCTCTGAGGCTAGGTATTTTGTTAAGATTCAGTTTAATAGATGTAAAGTAAAAGATGCAGACATTGAGTAAATGAAAAACTGGATTAAGCAATCTTATCAGTCAAATCTAAGAACTGGAAATTCGGCTGAAGTTTACCAGTGGGGCGTATTAGTTTGAATCCATGTCATACAACTTGTTATTAAAAGTTCAGATATTTAGTTTGGCTGCAATGGGCCATACTTGTACAACTAAATGTTCCTGTAAAAATTGTAAAGAAATTAAGGCTATTCACTAATTGGTTTATTGTGTAAGTTGTTACGGCTGTATGTGTTCCCTGTTGCTTTTTCCCTGTAGCTTCTCTGCCCAGAGGTGCTGCAGGTGCACCTCCTTGCAGCAATGCAGCACACCTGGGCAGAGAAGCTTCAGGGGAAAAGCAACatggaaaacacacagccattacaAAGTTTAAGAAGACATTTTATGtgtgttaaagtaaaagtaatggACGCATCGGTCTTTACTGCAACAGTTTAGTCATTCCAAAGTTTAGGTATTGAATACATACAGATCAATCAAATCCCTTTgattggcacacacacagaaaatctGAAAGTCGGTGCAAATTAgtaattaatgttatttattacaCAATTCTGAACAATGAAATGTTATcatagtttttttaaaactattttaatacTGTATAACAGCTTTTACCCATATTATAACCATTATCGTATTTTTTTAGGTGAAACTCCATCAAGGACCTTAACAGAAACGGCTACGGAGCGAGCGAGAGAGACGGCACTGGCAGCTAAGGAGAAGGCCAAAGATCTCGCGTCCCAGGCTCAGAAGAAACAGTATGTGTGATGTGTCGATCATCGGTTCTTTTACCACTGACTCTGGGACAGATTTATCTATACCCTTTTGCTTAGTTGGGCATTGAGGTAAGACAAACTGATCCCGGTCATGGGTAGACAACTGACCTCTATGAGGAAGCATCCAACTGAAATGGTGGGTGGACCATAAAAGGGCCTGAGCTGGGTTCAAGAGCCTGTTAAAGCCTCCTAAAATATATTATACTTTTGATACCAGATCATCTCAGTATTTACCGTAGATAGAGATCAGAGGAACGGCTGGATATGGCTCCAGGTGCCGTAAAACAATAATAGCACTTTGCCGAGTTGATACTGTTCATCAGACCTTTGCTCAACCTCTGTGCCCTTCATCAACGTTTACTTCTTATTCTGTTCCTTTTAATACGTCATGTTGTTTTGTAAGAGCTTTGTGTTATTAACAGCTTATGTACTCATGCTAAGATTAGCATACCACGGGATCTCTGATTGATGCTAATTCATGTGCATGATTTACTGCAGTTTTATGTTTCTCCACTATCATGttattttttagtttagttGAGTTCACCCAACCACACCTTAATCATCTTAAACCTGATTACTTCAAGTTGAAGTGCATTAACTAGAGAAAGGTCCTTATTGCTTGCATTCATAGCTTGATAAGAAATACTCCCTTGTGGGAATATCCGATTGCAGTGTCTTCgcctgaattcaaaatgtgtgtaCTAAGGCAAACATGTTACCTTGTTTTGTGCGTTCAGATTAGGTGTGATGATACATCCCATGCAACAATGTGTTCTCTTACTGTGTTGAATTCATTTCACCGTATCAATAAATGGACTGTTCCTTTGTAACCATCATGCTGTGATGTCTTTGAATAAGTGGTGCCTCGATTTactgacatacagtggggcaaaaaagtatttagtcagccaccaattgtgcaagttcttccatttaaaaagatgagagaggcctgtaatttctatcataggtacacttcaactatgagagacagaatgggggaaacaatccaggaaatcacattgtaggatttttaatgaattcattggtcaattcctcggtaaaataagtatttggtcacctacaaacaagcaagatttctggctctcacagacctgtaacttcttctttaagaggctcctctgtcctccactcgttacctgtattaatggcacctttttgaactcgttatcagtataaaagacacctgtccacaacctcaaacagtcatactccaaactccactatggccaagaccgaagagctgtcaaaggagaccagagacaaaattgtagacctgcaccaggctgggaaaactgaatctgcaataggtaagcagcttggtgtgaagaaatcaactgtgggagcaattattagaaaatggaagacatacaagaccactgctaatctccctcgatctggggctccacgcaagatctcaccccgtggggtcaaaatgatcacaagaacggtgagcaaaaatcccagaaccacacggggggacctagtgaatgacctgcagagagctgggaccaaagtaacagagtcTACCATcggtaacacactacgccgccagggacttaaatcctgcagttccagacgtgtccccctgcttaagccagtacatgtccaggcccgtctgaagtttgctagagggcatttggatgatccagaagaggattgggagaatgtcatatggtcagatgaaaccaaaatcgaactttttggtaaaaactcaactcgtcgtgtttggaggagaaagaatgcagagttgcatccaaagaacaccatacctactgtgaagcatgggggtggaaacatcatgctttggggctgtttttctgcaaagggaccaggacgactgatccgtgtaaaggaaagaatgaatggggccatgtatcgtgaggttttgagtgaaaacctccttccatcagcaagggcactgaagatgaagcgtggctgggtctttcagcatgacaatgatcccaaacacaccgccagggcaacgaaggagtggcttcgtaagaagcatttcaaggtcctggagtggcctagccagtctccagatctcaaccccatagaaaatctttggagggagttgaaagtccgtgttgcccagcaacagccccaaaacatcactgctttagaggagatctgcatggaggaatgggccaaaataccagcaacagtgtgtgaaaaccttgtgaagacttacagaaaacgtttgacctctgtcattgacaacaaagggtatataacaaagtattgagatgaacttttgttattgaccaaatacttattttccacaatcatttgaaataaattctttaaaaatcctacaatgtgatttcctggatttttttttctcattctgtctctcatagttgaggtatacctatgattaaaattacaggcctctctcatctttttaaatgggagaacttgcacaattggtggctgactaaatacttttttgccccactgtaagtggTTCCCAAACTGGGGGACCACAATCCCAAAAGGGGTTGCAATACCAAACTAAATTCATGTTTAGCTTCCTGTAATATTACTTCTTGTCAATAATTttataacaaaaatgtattgagaACAAGGGAAATCGGTCTCAGATTGTACTCAATATGCTCAATAAATGCAAGAGGGGGACAACAGCCATTACTTTGTTTTACAGGGTAATAATTAGAAATCATTCTTGTGAATCAGTAAGTTTCATTACTGTAAACCAGGGGTGTCAAAactgttttcactgagggccacatacagaaaaacatacaaagggctgCAACCTGTgctagaggtgaggtatattgcctcataagtttAGTAagaagttagcaaaatcaatcaaatgccGGTAAATTATGATTGATACTTGAATAgactttaagaaaacaaacagcctacatcacagctcttcAAAGggtcttatttattttgttgggaGCTCATTCCTTTAAACATAAACTTGGGGGGAGGGGAAATaggaagggtatatttcaagtttgttatgcaaataagttattgggcttttttttaatcaactcatctttgtttgaaaatgttttcaactttaattgacggaatatatttgaaaatgggCTTTATTAATACGGGATTACTGTGTAGTATATATaattaagaagtacaatataagacaaccAAATGTTTCTGGTATGAGCAATATTACATTTAGCATTTGCTGGGGGCCAATTAAAAGTGGGAAATGGGCTGCATTTTGcccctgggccgtagtttggacacctctgCTGTTAGTGAATAGGTCCTGAAACTCGTCATAAAcagcattcatttgttttataggGTCATTAGTGTCCTTCCAATGTTACAAACTGTTGAGTTTCATAAGAGTGAACCAATGATtccaggaaaaaaatgaaacgtcacataaataaacaaaatatttattctttaaaaagctTACACCAGTTAAAAAAATGCTACATTATATTACTGGGCGGAGAGATAGATGAATGCATACATACAAATGGTAGTAAGGCATCTTGCATATacaaaagtgaaatgaaatagCACCTTCAGTTATTAAATACATAGCAAAGAATATGATACATATTGGTAATAAAGCATACATTGCATAATTACTACAAGTTGACATTACCTGCCTGGCTGGTGAGTTTGTTGCAtccaacatttacattttataatcgACAAATGCAAAAGAACTGGCAGCAGTAATGGTCATTCCCAGCTCGTTAGCAGTGACTAAAACGAACTGTCGTAATACCTCTCTCCATGCATCTTCCTTCAGGCAACAACATTCTGGCACTTGATCACAGACTGGGTTGTGTACAAATGCAACAAATTAATATTTGCCTAATTGCCAGatataaatgtgcaaatatgaCCAGTTTATTTCAGatcactgttttcattttaatatacccaccattttttgaaaacaagtgCAATGTGTGGACGATTTGTGCAACAGAAAAAAGACTGAACTTATATAATAAGATTATACAAATCATGGCACAGATTAATGTTTAAGTGCATGCTACACATGACATAACAGAAAATGAACATAGTGCTAAAGAAAAGCTGTATGGTATACTACATCACGTCTGATTTAAGGCAGAATTCAGTTTTTACATACTGTAGTAAAGAATAAGTTAAGAGTTTAGAATAAAAAGCCCTCAAAGGCAAATGAATATGCCCTTAAGAGATAAAGGAGAACAACTTTTTGATTCATTAAGTTACAGACAAGGCTTGGCTTAAGTAAGCAATGCCAGAAAATATATATGCGCAAGGTTAGATCCATCCCAGCCCAGTGATTTTAACTGCTTTTCAGTGCAAAATGGACACAGCTCATTAACACCATTATTGTTTAGCTTGTAGTCTGACATATTTTAAGAAGAGAATGTCATAAGTTAcaccattttaaaaaagtgttcagTTGTACAGTAACATTTTTCTCCATGTTCCTCCGTTGGCTTGTTTTTGGaatgtttttctcctcttcccGAAGTCAAACGAGTTACCGTAAGTTTACTGCCGTCATAGCCAGACTTTGTCCATGCTGGAGTAACAGTGgtctgcatcagtgtgtgtaagGCTCAGTCCATCAGAGTCCACACAATCGAACACTATGCCTTCCACGTCCACCTCCACATCCTCTATACAGTGACCAACAAAGCATCAAATCCATTAGTGAAAGTgtggaaaatgtgtgaaaagaaCAAAGAACATGATTCAATGCATACACAGTTAAGCTAATGTtgttaacttgtgttttttgttcttgCTTCGATGAAGTGGATGATATTTGTAAgttaataacaaaaatacaaataacatcACAATACATTTCCTTGAGGTTGATAAACTGTAATATTGAATACCTTTTGTTTAGTTTCAATCATATGTAAAATGTCCACATCCTACACTTATGTATGATTAAGAGATTAGTTTTGACAACAAATCATGGGTGGacagacatttcttttaaagctttttttttttaaaatatcctTTGCTGGAACTTCCAATTCCCATCAGAGAAGAATGACGGGTTTGAACGTGACAGAATAATGATCATATATAACCAAACCTATAATTGCACTTACAGttgtaaaaaatacacattactGTGGCTGTGCCAAGTTCAGAGGCTTCAGTACATACCTCTGTCGGAGTCTGACCTCTCTGACGACATGGTGGACCCATGACTGTCGTTCCTCATCCTCTCCgagcctctctgcagctgctccaaCCGCACCCGCAACTCTCTCTGCTCCCAGCGCAAACGGCCCTTCATTTTTTCTGCACGCTCATCTTGCTCCTGCAGCTTCTGGAATTGAAAAAGCAGAGACGGACATGTGAGCAGTGGACAAAATATGTAGATCCAACTTTAGACGGTATAAGCATCTTTCAAATACTGTTGGCAAATGCACCATCATTAAATAAGAACATACGAGTTATGGTGTTGTGTACCTTTATGTGAAGCTGGGCTCGTCTCAGCAGGTTGAGTGTGGTGTTCCTCATCGAGTCAGATGAGAGAGGAACTtgcttcttcagctcctccaggtGGTGCCTCAGCTGAGCTCGtctaaaaagcaaaacagatgTTATTTCATGGAAGTGGCCACCATAATAAAAGGGTTTTTTGATACACTTGTGATATAATCTATTGTTTatgacaaaacatttcttaCCTGTTTTTTTCCAGCTCGTTGTGAACCGACCTGCAAGTACAGAACAAGACAGTTGTGTTAAGCTATGAAATATGCTCATGACAAAAACTGTTTACGAATGCATAACCACACCCTTTTTTTGTCAGTTCTCCATTATGCAAGGTATTCACCTATTGCCTCCACCAGCAGCAGATAtctttttgttcttctgttTGCTCCTCTTGTCAGAGTTATCTGGACTGAGAGGAAGGAGTGAAGCGTACCCATGTTCTGCCTCTGTGAacgaaaaaaaacattacaactGTTTAAGAAAACCGTCTGAAATTAAATAGCAGCGATGTAAATAAAGAGCTCCCATTATCAACGCTAGTGAAACATAGTGCTACAAATGATCATATAATACCTCAACTCTTCATAAATCGCAAGAAGAGGAGGACAAAAGCTGTTGTCATCAGCATCATCAGCTGGGCGTTTGGTTTTTGGCGCCATCACATCGATCATTCAATTTTATAAAACCTACTCTCTGCAGCCTCACAGGCAGAAATGCACAATACGATTTAACATAGTTTTAATAGGAAAGGAAACGTTTAGTATA
The DNA window shown above is from Eleginops maclovinus isolate JMC-PN-2008 ecotype Puerto Natales chromosome 23, JC_Emac_rtc_rv5, whole genome shotgun sequence and carries:
- the mxd3 gene encoding max dimerization protein 3, whose translation is MDGTICNIQVLLRAAEFLERREREAEHGYASLLPLSPDNSDKRSKQKNKKISAAGGGNRSVHNELEKNRRAQLRHHLEELKKQVPLSSDSMRNTTLNLLRRAQLHIKKLQEQDERAEKMKGRLRWEQRELRVRLEQLQRGSERMRNDSHGSTMSSERSDSDREDVEVDVEGIVFDCVDSDGLSLTHTDADHCYSSMDKVWL